From a single Planctellipticum variicoloris genomic region:
- a CDS encoding RuBisCO large subunit C-terminal-like domain-containing protein, whose amino-acid sequence MACLSAVYRVQCPPAEVDAVSRAIALEQTVEVPEELVTDPGIRERIVGRVEGIAPVANVPDTFDVQIHYAEELAHGGLGQFLNLIYGNISFKPRICLRELGLTPEFLARFPGPKAGIDGIRRALGVYGRPLLATALKPRGSTPDQLAKLACDFAAGGGDVVKDDHNLVEADFAAFRERVERCQAGVLEGSAKSGRPCYYLPNLSAPVGELEERIEFLVRIGVRGVLSAPLLLGLDLQRHLAAKFPLWFLAHPTFSGVYFQDRGHGIEPGLLLGTIFRLAGCDGTIFPNVGGRFSFTREECRQIVDHARAPLGNLAPAIPAPAGGMSFDTISAMAEAYGADSMFLIGGKLLSHSTDLALSTAKFREAIEQVFPQQRLGTPEDVAIVSACELPSMNGALKLLQHLQHMAEFRWTGRPETPYKENGALPFRDVRRTELIGRAGERTAFDLRYFEIGPGGHSSLEKHAHTHVVITVRGRGVLQSGENELVLGEFDVAYVPPLQVHQLRNPHAEPFGFFCIVDRERDKPQAP is encoded by the coding sequence ATGGCCTGTCTTTCCGCCGTCTATCGCGTGCAGTGTCCACCTGCCGAAGTTGATGCGGTCAGCCGCGCAATTGCTCTGGAACAGACGGTCGAGGTCCCCGAGGAACTGGTGACGGATCCCGGCATCCGGGAACGGATCGTCGGTCGCGTGGAGGGAATTGCTCCCGTCGCGAACGTTCCCGACACCTTCGATGTGCAGATTCACTACGCCGAGGAACTTGCGCACGGGGGATTGGGGCAGTTCCTCAATCTGATCTACGGCAACATCTCGTTCAAGCCGCGCATCTGCCTGCGGGAGCTGGGGCTGACGCCGGAGTTTCTGGCGAGGTTTCCCGGACCGAAAGCGGGGATCGACGGCATCCGCCGGGCGCTGGGTGTTTATGGCCGGCCGCTGCTGGCGACGGCTCTGAAGCCGCGCGGTTCCACTCCCGACCAGCTCGCAAAGCTGGCCTGCGATTTTGCGGCGGGGGGCGGAGACGTCGTCAAGGACGATCACAACCTGGTCGAGGCGGACTTTGCGGCGTTTCGCGAGCGGGTCGAACGCTGCCAGGCGGGTGTGCTGGAAGGTTCCGCGAAGTCGGGCCGGCCGTGTTACTACCTGCCGAATCTTTCAGCCCCGGTGGGGGAGCTGGAAGAGCGGATCGAGTTTCTCGTGCGGATCGGCGTGCGGGGCGTGCTGTCCGCTCCGCTGCTGCTGGGACTCGATCTGCAGCGACATCTCGCCGCGAAATTCCCGCTGTGGTTCCTGGCGCATCCGACGTTCTCCGGCGTTTATTTTCAGGATCGCGGGCACGGCATCGAGCCGGGGCTGCTGCTGGGGACGATCTTCCGTCTGGCTGGCTGCGACGGGACGATTTTTCCCAACGTGGGGGGCCGGTTCTCGTTTACTCGGGAAGAGTGCCGGCAGATCGTCGATCACGCCCGCGCGCCGCTGGGGAATCTGGCGCCGGCGATTCCGGCGCCGGCTGGGGGCATGTCGTTCGACACGATTTCCGCCATGGCCGAGGCCTATGGCGCCGATTCCATGTTCCTGATTGGCGGCAAGCTCCTGTCGCATTCGACGGACCTGGCGCTCAGCACGGCGAAGTTTCGCGAGGCGATCGAGCAGGTCTTTCCGCAGCAGCGGCTGGGGACGCCCGAGGACGTGGCGATCGTCTCGGCCTGCGAGCTGCCGTCGATGAACGGTGCGCTTAAGTTGCTGCAGCATCTGCAGCACATGGCCGAGTTCCGCTGGACGGGACGACCGGAGACTCCCTACAAAGAAAACGGCGCGCTGCCGTTTCGCGATGTCCGGCGGACTGAGCTGATCGGCCGGGCCGGCGAGCGGACGGCGTTCGATCTGCGGTACTTTGAGATCGGCCCAGGGGGGCACTCCAGTCTGGAGAAGCACGCTCATACGCACGTGGTGATTACCGTGCGTGGGCGGGGCGTGCTGCAGAGCGGCGAGAACGAACTGGTGCTGGGTGAATTCGACGTGGCCTACGTCCCGCCGCTGCAGGTCCACCAGTTGCGGAATCCGCACGCGGAGCCGTTCGGCTTCTTCTGCATCGTGGATCGCGAGCGGGACAAGCCGCAGGCCCCGTAG